GTAGGTATATGCTATTCTCAGATGCATGTTGATTTCAAGTTGGAAATATCACAAAGAAACTAAAGAATAACTTCCCAAGATCAATGATAAGAGAGACTTTAGAGACTGTAATAATTGTGTGCAGGGCAGgatgaagaaaagcaaagcCCCTTCCTCCAGAAGAGTTGAAATCCAGCATCTGTACCAATGCTACGCCTCAGGACAGACGATTTTACCTGCCTGCGACCTCCTCAGGTTCCTCCACAAGGAGCAGATGGAGCTCACGGCAAATGAGGAGACGGCCGAGAGTTTGATTGCTAAATATGAGATTGAAGAGACGGGTAAGTGGAGGCAGAGTTGCGTACCATGACAGGCTGCTTGCTGCTCAttataacagaaaaacaaaacaaaacataaggaTGTTATTATGAAAGTTAAGGTCCAATCTCAAGTGGTACCTGGCTGAAAGTGATTTGCATTAAGTGTGTAGGAACAGAACTTATGCTTGAGCTGGCCAGTTTAGTcctctttttaaactttttttttttcttttttgcatttggtaGAAAAGTTGATGTTGGctgagagtgaaaaaaatgtctgctcctcttcctcttccagctAGGGAAAGCAGGTGCATGACATTTGAAGGATTCCTCAGGTACATGGAGTCCAAGGACTGCTGTGTGTTCAACTCGGCTCACTTATCTGTGTACCAAGACATGGACCAGCCTCTCACCAGTTACTTCATCTCCTCATCACACAACACCTACCTGACTGGAGATCAGCTTGTAGGGAAAAGCCACTTGGATGCCTACGTATGGTAGGGAAGTGTATACAGCACAGCACTTTTGAAAATCTTTCCCACTGCAAGAACTTCCTacatgatgtgaaaaaaaacacattttcacctCTGTATCCTGTCGCTATATAAATTGCACCTAGCttaaattatttgaaaaaaaaaaaatcaatattaacTAATCTGCCAAATACTCTCACTAATGTGCTGATTTATGTAgttcaaaataaatgataagGCCAATTTAAACACCACTGGGCTCTGATACAGATCTAGAATGCCCCTCAATATGCTGTTATCTTCCCTCTAAGGTTCTTCTCCAGATCTGCGTGAGTGttatctctcttttcctctgatTTCATTGACCTACTCGTGTGCTGAGGCGGGCAGTGAAATTGCTGTGATCCCTTTATGGGATAATGGAGGTGATTACAAAAGGGGCTGATGGCAGCAGAAGTGCTGTATTTATGGTCCCTATGAAAGTGCTGAGCACCCTGGCCGATGTGAAGAGTGGAACCCTCCAAACCAGCGATCTGGAAGCTCTGGTTTACTTagataatgaaataatcatacagagaggagaaaaagaggagtgGCACCAGTCGAAGGTGGCTTTTAGAAATTAAACTACTTGTTATAGGTGAGAGAATGAAGAGGTATAACATCAACAAGAGTCTATGTTGACTGCTTATAGCTTAGCTTAAACACTAAAAgtagagggaaacagctagcccGGCTCTGTCAGAGAGTTAAAAAATACAACTGCCAAAAAGTACACTAGCAAAATACGTGTCACGTGCATGGAACTGGCTATGACGGTTTGACTTGGGACCTGAACTTGTACATGCTTGTGGAAATCGCTCAGTTTGTGTCTAAACTCTTCACTTCTGATTTCTTTCGTAGTTCATTATGCAAGCTTATCCTAGCCTTGccacagctcagtgtgtgtacttttgtgggtgtgtttgtgtgcgtgtgtgtggcaCAGCGCTCTGAGGAAAGGCTGTCGCTGTCTAGAGATTGACTGCTGGGATGGGCCGGATATGGAGCCTGTAGTTTACCACGGCTACACCCTGACCACCAAGATACTCTTTAAGGATGTCATCACCACTGTGGAGCAACATGCCTTCGAGGTATATAACATGTTGCATGACATGTATATCCTGCAGTGCTGCCCCAGGCATCTAACTCAGTGTTCACTCCTGCCTCTGAAAGCCCCAGGAGTCCCTGTTTAGCTGCATTAGCTCTAATTAATAACATCTCTGGTAGTAATGCTTTGCCTGCAAGTTGTCTTTGATTCACGTGGTTAAGGCCATCCTCTGCGATGTGTCTGGAACATTTAGAGCCTGCAGAGAGCTTATCCAGGTTGATGCTAACTGTTAGAAATGAAGGTGGAATCATGATTTTTTGTGATATGTGATTATTTCTTCTTCAGGTGTCTGCGTATCCTGTGATCCTGTCATTAGAAAACCACTGCTgcaaagagcagcaggaagtcatGGCCCAGTATCTCATCTCCATCCTGGGAGACAAGCTGCTGAGAGCTGCCTTGGATCACTCAACCACTGGGGACATCCCAAGCCCAAACGTAAGACTCAGAAAAGTGAAAGCTCAACCATATGAACGATGAATCAGAGGCAGAATCTGAGAGGCAGAATCTGCGTTTATTGTCAGATCTGCTGGTACAGATAGAgggatgttgtgtgttttcgtgtgtataaaatgtcatcgtctgtcacagcaaaacaaaacacggaGAAAATGAGACCTTTTAGTTGTCATGGAGAGCCTCATTAGTCTGAGGCTTCCTGCGCCTCTCTCCTTACTAGGACCAAAGGGCTAGATGGATGTCTGCATTTGCAAGCATGTTTAATCTCTCGCAAATTCATAAAATCTAATGCGATGCGGTCAAGCCGGAGAAGTGGCCGTCGTTTTAAGTCTTCTGAGGCACTTGAACTGATTGTTCATTTAGATTAGCCTGTTTGGGTTGCAGCGCGTCCACTGAAAGCATCTCCCTCAATCCATGACTGAGAGAGAAACTGGCCAGAAAGAGGCTGGCACAGTCACTCCAGTCTATTGAACTGACGAGGAGGATGAAGGTGGATGAATGTGCACTGTCTCACCGGAGTTTCTTTGCTGCCTCTGACTTCTCCTGCCTTGGAATTTACTGTATAAAAAATGAGTTGCGTTTTATTCCTGAGATTTTCTTCCccataacatttttttatctttatgaCTCAGGAAGGCTCGCATCGGAGCAAAGCGGTTTCATCTTGACTATTAACCCCCAGCGCTGAATCAGTGTTCATGTATCACATTTACGCAGCCTCACGCCCAAGTTACCATCCAATTATAAAATATGCTATACTCAGAACTGTTTATTATCTATACACCACTCTAACCACTTAAATCAAAGGTTTCAAATCTGTTTACCAAATTGTCAGAGCCACAGGAAAGATGGAAACCCAGTTGTCTCACCAattttccattattattattaccattgtTATTACTgtactttattctattttggGCATAAACATGGGTATAATTCTCTTCAAGAACCCTCACATGATGTCCTAAAttacataaacaaaagcaaagcctcttttgcagctctgcagactgtgtcattttgtgtaataccaatgaaaaatgaaagagtgCAGTGCCAAAGGAAGCTTATAATTTTCGTGCTGTGTGAACTCTTACAGGTTGTTAATGTTGACAGATCTGTAATTATTTTGGTATATTTTGCCTTACATACAGTGTGCGATGCTGTCCGGACCATAATGTTTCTTACTCTCAGCATATTGCTGTTCATCTGCATAAAGAACCCTATAGAGAACTGATTTGAACAGATTTGAAGCCCGGATGGTAAAATGTAGCAGCAGATGTGTGACTGAATACACCTGCTGCTTTGTGCTTCTTTAGCCCACCAAACTGGGCTGTATTTATGCCTTGATATGAATGTAACCAGTGACTCTTTGAAGAATAACATGTTTTTGACAAATTAGAGAGGGGGCGGCTTGTGCAAAACAAGTGTTTTGATGCTTATGTCCTAAGTTTTAGGATGCAGATGCAGAGTTTGTTTGACTGAGGCAATTGTGTGATGGTTTTACGGGTGCTGAGTTGGATGCACGGTCTTATAATTAAAGTGCCATTGCATTTATTCATGTGTACATTcatactgcatgtgtttttgtggggATGCCAGGACCTGAAGTATAAAATCCTCATCAAGAATAAAAAGCTAAGGCTTAAGACGGAGGCAGAGGAGAGTGTAGatgagggtgaggaggaggaggatgaggacgaggaggaggaggaagaggatcatcaaacaaaagcaaagttcTGGTCTCCCAGAAAGTCAGGGTCAAAGACTAAAGTAAGTCAGTGAGATTTAAGACGAGAGGAACAGGGACAGACGCAAACTGTTCATAAAAGGAGATATAGTACAGATACAGTTGATTTTAAGCACTAAGATGATGGGGcgaaaataaaaaagtaaagctTTAATCTATCACCATTTGTTATAATTTGATGAATACTCTCTTtaatttgtcttcctctctatTTGAAATCTAatgagcagaagaagaaggtggtGGTGGCAGAGGCTTTATCTGACCTGATCATATACACCAGGTCTGTCAAGTTCATCAGCTTCAGTCATTCCAGGGACAGTCAGAACTCCTATGAGAACACATCCATGGCAGAGAAGAAAGCTCGGAAACTGGCCAAGGCCTCAGGTAAAATGTTGTTAATGGGGTTAAtggggaagaaagaaaagaaagcctGATTTTGAAGCGGTAGAGATGGGTATAATAGGTATAATTAATTGCAAATATTACAGAATATCAGTGTGATGAGCCTGGAATGATTTCTAATTATGTTTATCAAAGGAAAAGTCTCTGCAAGTCCTCTCTGGATGAGAAATGCAGTTATGTCTGGTGCCATAAACCTCTGTGATAATGCGAGCATATTGTACGAGACATATATGACACAGAGGAGTACTTTTTAGGGAATGAAGTGCAACAGCACAAGTCTCATGATATGTGTGAAATGTGCCTCATAGTCTCCCTGTTGGAGATGTGGAAAGAGCCCACAGAGAATCAATTGATAATCAGTTAAACTGTCACTGTGCCCCTGTGCTGCAGTATATTGTAGAAAGAGAATGAGCCAGTTGGCTTTGTTGGCAGGGACCATGAACAGTGTCAACCAATCTCTAGTCATCATCAAGTCCGGCAGGACAGCTAGGCTATggcacaataacacacacaggaaaatgaaactgtttgccagtatttttgttttgttttgtttttagtctgCCCAGAATGAGGATAATTATACAGGCATTAAAACCTGATCCAGACAAATGGGCAATATATATTGATATATCTTATTCATGTGAGCTTATTTCAAATACAAGCAGCTATTCGATAAAGTTACAAACAAGAAAGAGTTCCCAGAATGATATTTGTAATGTCAAGAACTTTGATCTGTCACAATTAGAATATAATATTTTTCTGACAGAAACGTTTTTGTAGATAAACCTAAACGTACGTCTCAAAGTCATTTAGAAAGTAAGACTGAAATGTAAAGGACCGCAGGACATAAGTGAAGTCTAAATTAATGAGCATGTGTCAGAGGGGACGTTTGACCTTTGGGTGTCTTGTGTTGTCTGTTGCAGGAGCAGATTTTGTTCAGCATAACCAGAGGTTCCTCAGCAGGATTTACCCAGCAGGCTCGAGGACGTCTTCTTCCAACTACAACCCTCAGGAGTTTTGGAACGTCGGCTCACAGCTCGGTCAGTGGGAGAGAGCGCCTATATGCCTGTTCAAAATAGGAAAAATATCTCATGATCGTGGTCTGTGTGCACTTATAAGCACTGAACTCGGTAAACTTAACtcattttcacatctttttgAAGATTAACAACATCTAACTGTTCAATAAATTCAGAAATCAATTAAACATTTTGCAAGTGAATAAATTAACACACCAGAGAACTGATTCAATTATTaggcattttatttatttgtatttgagataaattaataataaaaatgtaaaattaaaaagaggTCATGAAATGTCCCTGAAGTTATTTGTACTTTTGCTGTAAACTCTCTTTCTATTTTGGTCAAGAGAAAAGCGGAAACCCTGAAAATATCCATTCAAAAAAGATATGAAAAGAGAACTTCTTTGATTCCTTTGCGTCAACAGTTTCAGCAGGAGCCAAAAAGTTCACACACCGAACAACCACAACCCATTACAAGCGTCTTCCTCtccttattcttcttctttttaacaaacGGAGAGAAATGCAGTCTGGAAACCAAGTTTGTCAGACTTCAAAGAAAACCACCTGGCCAAGTGTCCTCTTGATTAGCaatgaaaagaacatttcattCCAGTCCACAGCCTGACCACCTCATCTGTGTTTTCCCCCAGAGCGAGTCCTCTCCTGGCTCTTATCACACCTTTTCTAAATCGATTTGCTCCCTcctaaatgtatttttctttaaactaCATCCCTGTCTGGgtcacaggtttgttttttttttgtcgcaCAGTTATCATTTCTTTAGAGTCAAGCATGAGCATTAGGCTTGACTCCAGATCACATCCCTGTGCCCTTGATAATaaatatgctttaaaaaaatcatccCTAAACATTATATCCTAAAGCCTTATGGCAATGTGTGATTACCTATGAACTTTAAGTCACAAGCCGATGTGTCTGGCACCGTCTTGGCGACTGCTCCTGTCACCCCACCTTTCTTCACACATCCTCTTCAACTGTCTCCATCACTCAGTCAGCCAGCCACTGATTCTGACACGAAGCCCTGCTGCTCATTGAACAGACTGTCTACGTGCTTTGGTGGCAGCTGTGCAGATGGTGATCGGCACTTTTCACAGTTGCAAGAGACTGCAGTACAAAGCAGCAGCATGGATGGATCAATTACAGTTAGATGAGCAGGGATCCtgtgacacacagaggaaaagtctATAAAAAGATGCAGAGGGATGCATTGTGATGGGTTGTAAGGACATTTGTTTGCATACttatcacattttcatcacatATTTGTCTGCGTTTTTGCAAAAGTGCAATCCAAGAGACCGAGCTCTGACCTGCCAGTAGGATTacatctgctgctttctttatCTGACAATCCATTCACATGTCTGAAAAGTGTAGTCACCAATGACTCTGAGGACATGGTGCATGAGGCACAGTTGCCTATGCAGAGCTTTGCACTGCTGTAAACCCACTACACATGCACTTATTGCACGGTCAGTGATTGTGAAAGTGTCCCTGATGCAATGTACGCTATTgttacagaaacatttcaagTCATTGTATAATTTAGCTCCCTCCTGCAGGATGAACAAGAgccttaaaaaagaaaatgtatgcGGGAGGTTATTTCATGctgcttctttttatttcaacaagCTTTAGACATTCTCAGTTTTGTTCCTTTAAATCTATTGCCACTGCTCTGTTGCTcctcattttcattgttctaAGATTGTCCCACGGTGTTTTGCAGTGGCTCTCAATTTCCAGTCCCTGGGCTTTCCTATGGACCTTAATGATGGCCGTTTCCTGGACAACGGGGGCTGTGGATACGTCCTGAAGCCAGCAGTGCTCATGTCCAGTCAAAGGAGCTTTGATCCTGGCTGCAGCCAGCACGACCTCAAACCCACACACCTGCTGCTCAAGGTACAGTTAAGGAGCACCAGCAGAATAATCTACTCAGGGGTGCTTTATGGATTAAGGTCTAATGTTACAGAACTGTGTGTGCGCTTTATGTGCACATATGAGTGTGTCTATGCCTCACAATCATCTTACTCTTCGCCTCCAGATAAATGCTTTCCTGCTGGATGCCTTGAACCAACAATGATGTAAAATTCCCTGAGAGTGTCTCTGTTTAATTAGATTATCTCCcttggaaaataaaaggagggagaggggtgCTCCAATGCAAACAGACCCGGGGTCCAATTAATAAATCATCCATTTTCCATTATTTTAAGCATCTTGTAGGtaacagcagtaacagcagtTGCAATGTACTGTTTCTAAGCCATATGACAAAATGAGCTAGTAGAGAACAGTCACATCACTTTGGTTTGCCATAACGATGATGTTCACACACCAGCTTTTCTAAGTCTAATTAAAGACATGCAACTGTTTGCACTTAAAGGACTTAATGGTGGGACTGAGAGACATGTGAGGCTGTTCTGTAAAGACAACATGTGGAACTGACTGGAATCACAAGGGACTTTTTATGAGTAGCTGTACACTTACCAGCCACTTTATTGGGTACACCTTGTTAGTACTGGGTTGGACCTCATTTTGCCTTTGGAACTGCCTTAATTCTTCATAGATGAAGGTGCTGGAAGCGTCCCTCAGAGATTTCGGTCCATATTGACATGATAGCATCAGGCGGTTGCTGCAGATTTGTTGGCTGCACATACATGATGAGAATCTCCCATTTCACCATATCCCAAAGGTCCTCTCTTGGATTGAGATCGGGTGACTGTGGAGGTTCATTTGAGACCAGTGACCTCATTGCCATTTTCAAGAAACCAGTCTGAGATGATTTGAGCTCTGTGACATTGTGTGTTATCCTGCTGGAAGTAGAAGAAGATGAGTACACTGTGGTCATAAAGGGATGGATGGTCCGCAGCAATACTCAGGTAGACTGTGGCGTTTAAACAATCCCCAGTTGGTACTAAGGGGCCCAAAGTGTGCCAAGAAAATACCCCCCACACCATTACACCAGTACCATGAGCCTGAACCATTGATACAAGTCAGGATGGATCCATGCTTTCATGTTGTTTACGCCAAATTCTGACCCTGCCATCTGAATGTCGTAGCAGACCAGGAAACAGTTTTCCAATCTTCTATTGTCTAATTTTGGTGACCCTGTATGAATTATAGCCTCAGTTTCCTGTTCTTAGCTGGCAAGACCTGGTGTGGTCTTCTGCTGCCATAGCCCACCTGCTTCAAGGTTCGACGTGTTGTGCATTCAGAGATAGTCTTCTGCCCACCTTGGTTGTATCGAGTGCTTACTTGAGTTACTGTTGCCTTTCTATCCTCTCAAACCAGTCTGGCCATTCCCCTCTGGCCTCAGTTATCAACATGGCATTTTTGCCCCCAGAACTGCTGCTCAGTGAACCATTCTCCATAAACCCTGGAGAAATCCCAATAGACCAGCAGTTTCTGAAattcaaacatacaaacaaacacgtCATGTTCAAAAGGACTTAAATCACCTTCATTCCCCATTCTGATGATCGGTTTGAACCTCAACTTGTCATCTTGACCTTGTCTAAATGCATTGAGTTACTGCCATGTGATTGGCCAATTAGATATTTCCCTTAACAAGCAAAATTACAGTTAAAATCCCTCTTTGGGAGGTCAGCCTTGGATCTTGGGCTATTTCTTTACTTGACGATGATGAAGAAATCTTCATCAGACAACTCAAGtcaaacaaaagcacatcaGTCAttgtcttgcacacacacacacacactgctgagaaGATGTGTGTACATCTTCCCAGCAGTGCATGAAATATAAATGTGGTGCGCCCTGTTTTGGGATGCCATGGGAAAAAAACTcacctttatttattcacatcacCATTCTGTATTATTTGATCACTTCAGGGAAAATCCTGCAATCTTGACTCAGCTCAAAACTCAGTGGGGGAATCAGAGTCATGAGCAGCATGCAGTGTTGTAACTTACGCAGGGTTGAGTTTTCAATTTTTAAACAGTAGGTTATTCATCTGCTCAGGAAAACAATATTTCCCCTTGAGCTTTCACAAGACTATTTAGCATAAAACTGTCAGCTATAAACAATGGTCTGTTTTTCAATAGCAAAtctttatgaaatgaaaactccACATCTACATCTATACACTCACGAGTATGGACCATTTTAACTGTGAATTAGCATAATGCAGGGTGACTTGTAGTGTGACTGAAGGATAGGAAAGGGTCTGTGATTTCAGGCCGGACACTGTTGAGCTCCATCGGTGCCAAGCGGGGCATGTCGTGATAAGTACATGCAGGTTTGTCTTTGATCAGAGTTGGGGAAGGAAAGGCTCAGTGTGAGAGGACTGCAGATAAATCTGCCTCTTTCCAGACGAGTGTAATTACatctgtcttcctttcttttttctgcttgtaCTGGCTCTCctgttttcttcccttctttttaTAATTTCTTGATTACATTCTTATACACCCCCCATGTGACCACTGtggcctgtgtgtttgtatttgtttatctACAGGTCATCAGTGGGTCCAACCTACCTGTCCCCAGAACTGGCAAAGCTCTGGACCCCTTTGTCAGAGTGGAGATTTATGGGATTGCATCTGATTCAcgcagaaaaaacacacatgctgtcaaAAACAACTGTAAGTACTGCAAAACAAACTACTATCCAaactctgtgaaaacacaagacGTAAGTAGCGTGTGACCTCAGGGATTGTCTCCACTGTTAAACATTGGCCCTGGCCATGAAAATCTGCCTAAGTCACGTTCGGCAACGTGTTTCCTTCACCCTGACTTGCTCCCGGCACTTAGTGACAGGCGATCAAATGAAACTCACTATTACCTTgagtaaaatgacaaatttccGTAAGTGTAAAACGTTGAAATTTTCTAAAAATCAAGAATGAcgtgtgattatttttttttcgAATTTGGCCACTGTCACTTTGAAGTATCAGCATCAAAAATGCTGCTGCATAACAATGACTTAAATTGTTCGATACTGGATAATAGTTACTGTGGGATTCATCGTCCAAAAACCATGAAAATCAAAA
This is a stretch of genomic DNA from Scatophagus argus isolate fScaArg1 chromosome 7, fScaArg1.pri, whole genome shotgun sequence. It encodes these proteins:
- the LOC124061544 gene encoding 1-phosphatidylinositol 4,5-bisphosphate phosphodiesterase zeta-1-like isoform X2 — protein: MKKSKAPSSRRVEIQHLYQCYASGQTILPACDLLRFLHKEQMELTANEETAESLIAKYEIEETARESRCMTFEGFLRYMESKDCCVFNSAHLSVYQDMDQPLTSYFISSSHNTYLTGDQLVGKSHLDAYVCALRKGCRCLEIDCWDGPDMEPVVYHGYTLTTKILFKDVITTVEQHAFEVSAYPVILSLENHCCKEQQEVMAQYLISILGDKLLRAALDHSTTGDIPSPNKKKVVVAEALSDLIIYTRSVKFISFSHSRDSQNSYENTSMAEKKARKLAKASGADFVQHNQRFLSRIYPAGSRTSSSNYNPQEFWNVGSQLVALNFQSLGFPMDLNDGRFLDNGGCGYVLKPAVLMSSQRSFDPGCSQHDLKPTHLLLKVISGSNLPVPRTGKALDPFVRVEIYGIASDSRRKNTHAVKNNSLSPYWDADMNFSISVPELCLIRFCVRDQTGLLSSDFVGQYTLPFTSLKKGYRWVPLRSRDGCSLDPASLFVFVWYS
- the LOC124061544 gene encoding 1-phosphatidylinositol 4,5-bisphosphate phosphodiesterase zeta-1-like isoform X1, whose translation is MKKSKAPSSRRVEIQHLYQCYASGQTILPACDLLRFLHKEQMELTANEETAESLIAKYEIEETARESRCMTFEGFLRYMESKDCCVFNSAHLSVYQDMDQPLTSYFISSSHNTYLTGDQLVGKSHLDAYVCALRKGCRCLEIDCWDGPDMEPVVYHGYTLTTKILFKDVITTVEQHAFEVSAYPVILSLENHCCKEQQEVMAQYLISILGDKLLRAALDHSTTGDIPSPNDLKYKILIKNKKLRLKTEAEESVDEGEEEEDEDEEEEEEDHQTKAKFWSPRKSGSKTKKKKVVVAEALSDLIIYTRSVKFISFSHSRDSQNSYENTSMAEKKARKLAKASGADFVQHNQRFLSRIYPAGSRTSSSNYNPQEFWNVGSQLVALNFQSLGFPMDLNDGRFLDNGGCGYVLKPAVLMSSQRSFDPGCSQHDLKPTHLLLKVISGSNLPVPRTGKALDPFVRVEIYGIASDSRRKNTHAVKNNSLSPYWDADMNFSISVPELCLIRFCVRDQTGLLSSDFVGQYTLPFTSLKKGYRWVPLRSRDGCSLDPASLFVFVWYS